One Terriglobales bacterium genomic region harbors:
- a CDS encoding formate dehydrogenase subunit gamma codes for MPNGKEAHLHVGPKEHQILRYTPEERVCHWFTAGTYVYCMVTGLALFTPYLYWLAFVVGGGPTARFWHPIIGILFVVGIFWMHMLWRDEFNLSSEDRIWLDKVKYYVKNEDDLLPPQGKYDAGQKIYYWGMFYGSILLILSGLVMWAPEYVPRGWHWALPLVAFVHEGAALITIGAIILHVYMAVFTVPGSVTAMTTGYVSRGWAMLHARLWYDKVESGAVRRT; via the coding sequence ATGCCAAACGGTAAAGAAGCGCATTTGCATGTAGGACCGAAGGAGCATCAAATCCTTCGCTATACGCCCGAAGAACGCGTCTGCCATTGGTTCACAGCGGGAACCTACGTGTACTGCATGGTGACCGGCTTAGCCTTGTTCACGCCATACTTGTATTGGCTGGCATTCGTGGTGGGTGGCGGTCCGACCGCGCGTTTCTGGCATCCGATCATCGGCATTCTCTTTGTGGTGGGGATCTTCTGGATGCACATGCTCTGGCGCGACGAATTCAATCTCAGCTCAGAGGATCGCATCTGGCTGGATAAGGTGAAGTATTACGTCAAGAACGAGGACGATCTGCTGCCGCCTCAGGGCAAGTATGATGCCGGTCAGAAAATTTATTACTGGGGCATGTTTTACGGCTCAATCCTACTGATCTTGTCGGGTCTGGTGATGTGGGCGCCGGAGTACGTCCCGAGGGGTTGGCATTGGGCTCTGCCGTTAGTAGCCTTTGTGCACGAAGGCGCAGCCCTCATCACCATCGGCGCGATCATCCTTCATGTGTACATGGCTGTCTTTACGGTCCCCGGAAGTGTGACAGCGATGACCACGGGCTACGTCTCCCGTGGGTGGGCAATGCTGCATGCCCGGCTCTGGTACGACAAAGTCGAGAGTGGAGCGGTAAGAAGGACCTAG